One Pirellulales bacterium DNA window includes the following coding sequences:
- a CDS encoding trypsin-like peptidase domain-containing protein, producing the protein MGEQCRIVDVTGICNGSTVTADVGCLRLEELRSSRGIPTQLRLPKIGEEVVAIGFPTIPRRNPTMVVHIGTVEALPLAYGTNQRFIQVSFQSGGGLSGGCLLDKSGHALGIMVENVFMAPNNSNPNQVESAVPQRPYGQAVPLEYFDDYL; encoded by the coding sequence GGCAGCACCGTCACCGCCGATGTAGGATGCTTGCGCCTCGAAGAATTGCGGTCAAGTCGTGGAATTCCAACGCAATTGCGATTGCCCAAAATTGGAGAAGAAGTTGTCGCGATCGGATTTCCCACAATTCCGCGCAGAAATCCAACTATGGTAGTTCATATAGGTACAGTTGAAGCTCTTCCTCTAGCTTATGGAACCAATCAAAGATTCATCCAAGTTAGTTTTCAAAGCGGTGGTGGACTTAGCGGGGGATGTCTACTAGATAAATCAGGTCACGCGCTGGGGATTATGGTTGAAAACGTATTCATGGCGCCAAATAACAGCAATCCGAACCAGGTTGAATCAGCTGTTCCTCAGCGGCCCTACGGACAGGCGGTGCCATTGGAATATTTCGATGATTACTTATAA